The sequence TGGCTGAGGGATAACTGCTACTTTGAAACCATTGTTTAAAAGATATTTGCCAAGCAGTGCTACTCCAATATAAGATGAGTCGATGTAGGCATCCCCTGTGACAAAAATTATATCGACACTATCCCATTTTAGTTTTTTTACTTCATCTGATGTAATCGGTAAAAACATGCATATCCTTTAATTATGTGTTATAATCTGCTATGAAAATTCTCACTATACCAAATATTTTAACATTATTTAGGTTTTTTGTAATACCTTTTGTCGTTTACAATATATATATTTCAAATTTTTATACAGCATTATTTTTAATTTTTATTGCAGTTTTGACAGATGGGCTGGATGGCTTTATAGCAAGAAAGTTTGATCAAACATCAAAATTGGGGAAGATAATTGACCCGTTAGCTGACAAGCTTCTTGTGATTTCTTCTCTTGTGACAGTTTATTTTAATAAAGATATAAACTTTAGCAGTATTTTGATAACAGCTATTATATTTCGTGAAGTATATATTTTAGCAGGTGGCTTATTGCTTCTGATGAAATCAAAAAGATTTAAAATTGCTCCTACCATAGTAGGGAAGATAACTGCATTTTGTGAATTTATGATGCTGATACTGATAATATTGAATCAGGTTACAGCAAGATTAAGCTATTTGCTTAATCTAAGTCTTTGGGCTGTAATTATTATGCTGATAATTTCATTTGTACAGTATTCAGTTATGGGGTTTAAGTATTTGAGTGATGAGTGACGGGTGCTTATATGTTGTTACTGTGATTATGCGTCCCGAATCACGGCTTACGGTTCACGGATCACGATTTACAGTTATTAAATTTGGCTAATTGACAAAATTAAAAAAAAGTATTAAATGATTATTCCCGTGCGGGTGTAGCTCAGTTGGTAGAGCATCAGCTTCCCAAGCTGAGGGTCGCGGGTTCGAGTCCCGTCACCCGCTTTCTTTGTGTCTGTTTTATTAGTCATTAACCTAAAAATTATAGGTATTTATTAATAATCAAAAGAATATTATTTGTTAAATAGTTTTATTTTTGTGAAAAAAACTATATAAATATCTTAGAATACTAAAAAAATGTTGACAAGAAGAAATAAAGCGTTAGTATTTTGATAATACTAAATGGAGGTTTATTTATGAACAAAAAAGGCTTTACACTAATTGAATTAGTAATCGTCATTGTAATTCTTGGTATTTTGGCTGCAGTGGCTGTGCCTAAATTTGCCAATCTTTCAAAAGATGCAAAGATTTCCGTTGTTAAAGGTTTGGGCGGTGCAGTAAGCGCTGCTAAAGACATAGTCAGAGCTAAGTGGCTTATTCAGGATAATCAAAGTGCTGATAATGTTACTGTTGATGGGACCCTTATAAAAGTTTATACTTCTGACAATAGAACTGGTTATCCTAAAGCTGATGGTACAGGTATATTGAAAGCTGTAGATTTTGATGCTGATAGGTTTGATAATGATACTTCGGGCACTGATACTGTGTATTTTTTATATAAAAATACTACTAGCTCAGACAACTGCTATGTATTATATGATGCTTCTGTTACAACGAGTGCACCAGTTGTAACTATTAAAACTGACGGTTGTAAATAATTAAATCAAAAGCGGCTCATCTGAGCCGCTTTTGATTTGTTATATTTCTATACATCATCTTAAATATTTAACATTAAACCTTTTAGTACTTAGTACTTAGCACTTAATACTTAACACTACTAACATTGAACGTTGAACTTAGAACCTTTTACATATGACAAAACCACCCCTTTGTTTTATTGCATATTTTAACTACAGACAACATAACAGGGACTTCTACCAATACCCCTACCACTGTAGCAAGAGCTGCACCTGATTCAGGCCCAAAAAGTGTAATCGCTGTGGCAACTGCAAGCTCAAAAAAGTTACTTGCACCAATAAGAGCCCCCGGAGCTGCAATATTGTGATTGACTTTGAAAAACTTCATTAGCAGATACACTATTGAAGAATTGAAGTATACCTGAATCAGTATCGGTATTGAGATTAGGATGACGTGAAACCATCTTGTGGTAATATTGTCAGATTGAAAGGCAAATATTAACACAAGAGTCAATAGCAGGGCAGATATTGCCACAGGGTGAAGTTTTTGTATAAAATTATTAAACCACTCTTCAGATTTGACTCTTAACAATACTGACCTTGTCCATGCACCCAGAGCAAGGGGGATTACAATAAAAACTACCACCGAGTAAAATAATACCATAAATGGCACTGTGAGATTTGAGGCACCACTAACCAAAAATTTAACGACCGGAGCAAAAGCAATAAGCATTATCAAGTCATTAAATGCTACCTGCACAAGAGTATATCCCGGATCGCCGTCCACAAGATAACTCCATACAAAAACCATAGCTGTGCAAGGGGCAGCCGCCAAAATAATCACCCCTGCTGTGTATTGGTCAGCAAGCTCAGGCCCGATTAGTGGGGCAAAAAATATCTTAAAAAACAGATAACCGATAAAAGCCATACTGAAAGGTTTTACAAACCAGTTTACAAAGCCTGTAATTATAAGCCCTTTAGGATTTTTACCCACATTTAACACGGAAGAAAAATCTACCTTTAGCATCATAGGATAAATCATCAGCCATATCAAAATAGCGATAGGTAGATTGATTTGAGAGCCTTTGGCAAACTCAATATTTCTCAAAGATTCTATAACACCAGGGATTAATTTCCCCAAGAAGATTCCTACGACCATACAGATTGCAACCCAAAGGGTTAAGTATCTGTCAAATAAGCTCATCTTTTTGTTTGCTATTTAAAATTCCTCCAATAAATTTTTCAATTCACCTTTTATATAATCTTTAATTTCATCCCTCACTTTTATAAATACCTTTACATTTTCTTCTTCGCTCCCTTCAAATTTTGCAGGGTCATCAAACCCTTTGTGAATGATTTTTGCCTCTTTTAAATACATTGGGCACGTTTCATTGGCGTGGCCGCATACTGTAACTACCACATCAAAATCGATATTGCCTAAATCCTGCAACGTCTTTGAATAGTGAGAGCTGACATCCACATTGTCAGCAGTCATGACCTTTACCATGTAGGGATTGAGTCCGTGTTTTTCAATGCCGGCAGAATATACGTCATATTTGTCGCCAAGATATAATTTTCCATAGCCTTCAGCCATCTGGCTTCTGCACGAGTTGCCCGTGCACAAGAAAAGTAGCCTCTTTTTCATATCAAATTCTCCTCTTTTAAATGTTCATAAATATCGTTATAGGCTTTATCTATTTGTTCAAAATTTACATCATCAAAATCTATATCCTCTATATCCCAAAATAGTATTTTTTGGGCATTAATGCTGTTTTTATGGGATTTGTATGCTTCTTTGCATACAAAAATAACCGTGTCATAATTTTCTTCCAAGAAATTATTGATGTGTTTTGGGAAAAAGTTTTTATTAGGAAACTTTTCCTTTAAAAAGGTTTTGACATTTTTGTTTATTATAGTACCCGGGTTTGTGCCTGCACTAAAGACGGAAAAAGTGGTGTTATTTTTTAGGATAGCCTCAGTGATTTGGCTTCTGCAAGAGTTTTTTGTGCATACAATGAGGATTGTCTTGTTGTCAGAGCAAGATGACTCGAGATTATTTAAAATAGATATATCTTTTAAGGCTGTATCGGTTGCGCCGAAATTTTTTAAGATTGATTGTAGGATTGAATAAAAGTCGGAGTCTAACTTTTTGTTAATGGAGTAGTAAATCCATTTGCCGTTTTTTTCTCCAATGATTATATCCGCATTTTTTAGCTTTGAAAGATGTGTGGAGAGGGTAGATTGCTTTAATTTTAAGACCTTTTCTATTTCGCAAACACAAAGTGATTTTTCTTGCAAAAGGTTTAATATCCTTAGTCTTTGCTCGTCGGCAATTGTTTTGAGAAAGTTAATCATACGGA comes from Deferrivibrio essentukiensis and encodes:
- a CDS encoding CDP-alcohol phosphatidyltransferase family protein, whose product is MKILTIPNILTLFRFFVIPFVVYNIYISNFYTALFLIFIAVLTDGLDGFIARKFDQTSKLGKIIDPLADKLLVISSLVTVYFNKDINFSSILITAIIFREVYILAGGLLLLMKSKRFKIAPTIVGKITAFCEFMMLILIILNQVTARLSYLLNLSLWAVIIMLIISFVQYSVMGFKYLSDE
- a CDS encoding prepilin-type N-terminal cleavage/methylation domain-containing protein, with amino-acid sequence MNKKGFTLIELVIVIVILGILAAVAVPKFANLSKDAKISVVKGLGGAVSAAKDIVRAKWLIQDNQSADNVTVDGTLIKVYTSDNRTGYPKADGTGILKAVDFDADRFDNDTSGTDTVYFLYKNTTSSDNCYVLYDASVTTSAPVVTIKTDGCK
- the arsB gene encoding ACR3 family arsenite efflux transporter, with protein sequence MVVGIFLGKLIPGVIESLRNIEFAKGSQINLPIAILIWLMIYPMMLKVDFSSVLNVGKNPKGLIITGFVNWFVKPFSMAFIGYLFFKIFFAPLIGPELADQYTAGVIILAAAPCTAMVFVWSYLVDGDPGYTLVQVAFNDLIMLIAFAPVVKFLVSGASNLTVPFMVLFYSVVVFIVIPLALGAWTRSVLLRVKSEEWFNNFIQKLHPVAISALLLTLVLIFAFQSDNITTRWFHVILISIPILIQVYFNSSIVYLLMKFFKVNHNIAAPGALIGASNFFELAVATAITLFGPESGAALATVVGVLVEVPVMLSVVKICNKTKGWFCHM
- a CDS encoding arsenate reductase ArsC, whose translation is MKKRLLFLCTGNSCRSQMAEGYGKLYLGDKYDVYSAGIEKHGLNPYMVKVMTADNVDVSSHYSKTLQDLGNIDFDVVVTVCGHANETCPMYLKEAKIIHKGFDDPAKFEGSEEENVKVFIKVRDEIKDYIKGELKNLLEEF
- a CDS encoding metalloregulator ArsR/SmtB family transcription factor, translating into MINFLKTIADEQRLRILNLLQEKSLCVCEIEKVLKLKQSTLSTHLSKLKNADIIIGEKNGKWIYYSINKKLDSDFYSILQSILKNFGATDTALKDISILNNLESSCSDNKTILIVCTKNSCRSQITEAILKNNTTFSVFSAGTNPGTIINKNVKTFLKEKFPNKNFFPKHINNFLEENYDTVIFVCKEAYKSHKNSINAQKILFWDIEDIDFDDVNFEQIDKAYNDIYEHLKEENLI